The following coding sequences are from one Granulicella arctica window:
- a CDS encoding tetratricopeptide repeat protein: MNVFKMLKVRLLRRQAEQGDVEAMTCLGVEYLDQKNYEEAIRWWRKAAEQNFPGAQVMLGAAFDYGNGVKQDKGEAVRWYRMAADQGDITAQSALGSNYLLGEGVAKDISEGIRWHQKAAEQGDRSAQMLLGGLYANSDFVPNDKVEAVRWYSSAFKASSLTRSLAKENAVELKWFLWAAEEGDGDVLLNVGNIYSSSGGGVPQNDAEALRWYRMAADKGNEEALCLIGHMYENGKGVPQDYAEAMRWYRTAAEKGNAGAMFNIGMMYNRSEGVPIDPHELYFWFYLCSTYPLPQSQASHVTKSLEVLTTKIAAGSIVEIRARAKQWIETHPKIHFRND; the protein is encoded by the coding sequence ATGAATGTATTCAAAATGTTAAAGGTAAGACTTCTAAGGCGTCAGGCAGAGCAAGGTGATGTTGAGGCCATGACATGTCTGGGTGTCGAATACTTGGACCAGAAAAACTATGAGGAGGCAATACGATGGTGGCGCAAGGCGGCTGAACAAAACTTTCCGGGTGCGCAGGTGATGCTCGGAGCGGCATTCGATTACGGCAACGGCGTGAAGCAAGATAAAGGTGAGGCGGTTCGCTGGTATCGCATGGCGGCCGACCAAGGAGATATCACTGCGCAAAGCGCTCTTGGGTCAAACTATCTTCTCGGGGAAGGCGTAGCCAAAGACATTTCCGAGGGTATCCGTTGGCATCAAAAAGCCGCTGAACAGGGTGATCGATCTGCACAAATGCTTCTCGGGGGCCTGTATGCTAACAGCGATTTCGTCCCTAACGACAAAGTTGAGGCGGTTCGCTGGTATTCCTCAGCATTTAAGGCATCCTCACTCACACGATCGTTAGCAAAAGAAAATGCCGTGGAACTAAAGTGGTTTCTGTGGGCTGCCGAAGAGGGCGACGGAGATGTTCTATTGAATGTCGGGAACATTTACAGCAGTAGCGGAGGCGGTGTGCCTCAAAATGATGCGGAAGCCTTGCGCTGGTATCGTATGGCGGCTGACAAAGGGAACGAAGAGGCCCTTTGCCTAATCGGACATATGTATGAGAACGGTAAAGGCGTGCCGCAGGACTATGCAGAAGCGATGCGATGGTATCGAACGGCGGCAGAAAAGGGAAATGCTGGCGCTATGTTCAATATCGGAATGATGTACAACCGCAGCGAGGGCGTTCCGATAGATCCACACGAACTCTATTTTTGGTTCTATCTTTGCTCGACGTATCCGCTGCCACAATCTCAAGCGAGCCACGTCACTAAATCACTTGAAGTCCTGACCACTAAGATTGCCGCTGGATCAATAGTAGAGATCCGAGCGCGTGCTAAGCAGTGGATAGAAACTCATCCCAAAATCCATTTCCGCAATGATTGA
- a CDS encoding plasmid mobilization protein has translation MSATDSKPSSLIPPAVPAARTSEKYRTNSIGTRLSEAELSEVEAAAASAGKKVGEWLRDAALAQARSVPAQNTDPILLAELMAIRTLILNLFAAASKGPLTDESLRKMLAYADSVKQQKADEFLVKLRGKNGSKPSEEVP, from the coding sequence GTGTCCGCCACCGACTCGAAGCCGTCTTCCCTGATTCCGCCAGCGGTTCCCGCTGCCCGGACCTCCGAAAAGTACCGCACCAATTCCATCGGCACCCGGTTGTCCGAAGCAGAGCTTTCCGAAGTCGAAGCCGCAGCCGCAAGCGCCGGGAAGAAAGTTGGCGAGTGGCTGCGCGACGCTGCGCTCGCCCAGGCGCGTTCCGTCCCGGCCCAAAATACCGACCCGATCCTGCTCGCGGAACTGATGGCGATTCGCACCCTTATCCTTAATCTGTTCGCGGCAGCTTCCAAAGGCCCCTTGACGGACGAATCGCTCCGCAAGATGCTGGCATACGCCGACTCCGTTAAACAGCAAAAGGCCGACGAGTTTCTGGTCAAACTGAGGGGCAAGAACGGCAGCAAACCGTCCGAGGAAGTGCCATGA
- a CDS encoding ArdC-like ssDNA-binding domain-containing protein: MNTQATTATVTPFTQNLKQQQQKQQTAKDVIAANVQALIEQLEQGHSEGLTAYLLAMGKFHNYSFGNIMEIARQKPDATRVAGMYAWNQLGRRVKKGEKGIRILAPMIGIRRKKDSEAEKDIRTQNQPVLVGFRSAYVFDVSQTDGAELPELSERVKGNVGEYRERLIDFVIAQGIELDWKESISPALGVSYGGKIVLFPGQETAEEFSTLVHELAHEMLHKAERRTATTKTVRETEAEAIAFVVGKTIGLDTGRASADYIHLYHGNAALLAESLEVIQKTAAVILSALETPAAEGTAEAETEPELAQAS; the protein is encoded by the coding sequence ATGAACACCCAAGCCACCACCGCCACCGTCACCCCGTTTACCCAGAACCTCAAACAGCAGCAGCAAAAGCAGCAGACCGCGAAAGACGTAATCGCGGCCAACGTCCAAGCCCTCATCGAGCAGTTGGAGCAGGGACACAGCGAAGGACTCACCGCCTACCTCTTGGCGATGGGGAAATTTCACAACTACAGCTTTGGAAACATCATGGAGATTGCGCGGCAGAAGCCGGACGCAACCCGCGTTGCCGGAATGTATGCGTGGAACCAGCTTGGCCGCCGGGTCAAGAAGGGCGAGAAGGGCATCCGCATTCTCGCGCCCATGATTGGGATTCGCCGGAAGAAGGATTCGGAAGCCGAGAAGGATATCCGCACCCAGAACCAACCCGTTCTCGTGGGGTTCCGTTCGGCCTACGTCTTCGATGTCAGCCAGACCGATGGTGCAGAGCTTCCCGAACTTTCCGAGCGCGTGAAGGGCAATGTCGGAGAGTACCGCGAACGCCTGATTGATTTCGTCATTGCTCAGGGCATCGAGCTTGATTGGAAGGAGAGCATTTCCCCCGCGTTGGGTGTGAGCTACGGCGGGAAGATCGTTCTCTTTCCCGGTCAGGAAACCGCCGAGGAGTTTTCGACCCTCGTTCATGAACTCGCGCACGAGATGTTGCACAAGGCAGAACGCCGCACCGCAACCACTAAGACCGTTCGCGAGACGGAAGCCGAAGCAATCGCCTTTGTTGTCGGCAAGACCATCGGCCTCGACACCGGACGGGCATCCGCCGACTACATCCACCTGTACCACGGCAATGCCGCACTTCTGGCCGAGAGCTTGGAAGTGATTCAGAAGACCGCCGCCGTCATTCTTTCCGCACTGGAAACGCCAGCAGCGGAAGGCACCGCCGAAGCCGAAACAGAGCCCGAACTGGCGCAAGCCAGCTAA
- a CDS encoding ParB/RepB/Spo0J family partition protein — MNTQTATEYRNLPLSVLTESKTNPRRIFEDDALRELAESIRTSGVVQPLLVRPITEQDFEIVVGARRFRASKLAEKFDAPCRIANLTDAEVLEIQLVENLQRRNVHPLEEAQGFRALLNLEEPKYSVEQIAARTGKSPVYVAQRLKLTDLSAPVVEAFYAEEIGVGHALLLAKLQPDQQEKALNECFREEWAGTGKKPKRILLPVRHLQHWIEHQLMLILKLAPFSRKDATLIPAAGSCLDCPKRTGHNRLLFADVQQDACTDPTCYAAKVEAHVQATLASKPKLVQISTSYGTMPEGVVAIARNKYVELRADKPKTPEMAKLPEFKTCCFMSEAIVTVGIEKGEVRKVCVNPECPIHHPKKQPNKASVNAKAEQEKERREEVLANATGLRVLSSIVAAVPVRLMKRDLLFIIETLLPLLDERRLQTLSRSRGIRPQDGDAIGKLMVAFARKADESALGRLIIEGIILLSSRNQPDAGKVLRNAALAYKVDTDAIALKVKQEFAAKGKAKKAVKPSAAKPQAKKAA; from the coding sequence ATGAACACCCAGACCGCTACCGAGTACCGCAACCTTCCTCTTTCCGTCCTCACCGAATCGAAGACCAACCCCCGCCGCATCTTTGAAGATGATGCGTTGCGCGAACTGGCCGAGAGCATCCGCACCAGCGGAGTCGTGCAGCCCTTGCTTGTTCGTCCCATCACTGAGCAGGACTTCGAAATCGTTGTCGGAGCGAGGCGCTTTCGCGCTTCCAAGCTTGCCGAGAAGTTCGACGCACCATGCCGCATCGCCAACCTAACCGATGCGGAAGTTCTCGAAATCCAGCTTGTCGAGAACCTTCAACGCCGCAACGTTCACCCGTTAGAAGAGGCGCAGGGTTTCCGTGCGCTTCTGAATCTGGAGGAGCCGAAGTACAGCGTCGAGCAGATCGCAGCCCGGACGGGTAAATCTCCCGTCTACGTCGCCCAACGCCTCAAGCTGACTGACCTCTCCGCGCCCGTGGTTGAGGCGTTCTATGCCGAGGAGATCGGCGTCGGACACGCTCTGCTTCTGGCGAAGCTGCAGCCCGACCAGCAGGAGAAGGCATTGAACGAATGCTTCCGTGAGGAATGGGCGGGGACGGGCAAGAAGCCCAAGCGCATCCTGCTACCCGTTCGCCACTTGCAGCACTGGATTGAGCATCAACTCATGCTCATCTTGAAGCTCGCTCCATTCAGCCGGAAGGATGCCACCCTCATTCCCGCCGCTGGAAGCTGTCTCGATTGCCCCAAGCGGACAGGGCACAACAGGCTTTTGTTTGCCGACGTGCAGCAGGACGCTTGCACCGACCCGACCTGTTACGCTGCGAAGGTCGAGGCCCACGTTCAAGCCACACTCGCCAGCAAGCCAAAACTTGTTCAAATCAGCACGAGCTACGGCACGATGCCCGAGGGAGTCGTGGCCATCGCACGCAACAAGTACGTCGAGCTTCGAGCCGACAAGCCGAAGACACCGGAGATGGCAAAGTTGCCGGAGTTCAAAACGTGCTGCTTCATGAGCGAAGCCATCGTTACGGTTGGGATTGAGAAGGGCGAGGTTCGCAAAGTCTGCGTCAATCCCGAATGCCCCATCCACCATCCCAAGAAGCAGCCGAACAAAGCCAGCGTCAACGCGAAAGCGGAGCAGGAGAAAGAACGCCGCGAGGAGGTGTTAGCCAATGCAACGGGGTTGCGCGTCCTCAGTTCCATCGTCGCCGCCGTCCCGGTTCGTCTGATGAAGCGCGACTTGCTTTTCATCATTGAGACCCTGTTGCCTCTCTTGGACGAGCGCAGATTGCAGACCCTCTCCCGGAGCCGGGGTATCAGGCCGCAGGACGGAGACGCCATCGGAAAACTGATGGTCGCATTCGCCCGGAAAGCCGACGAGTCCGCACTCGGACGCTTGATTATCGAGGGAATCATTTTGCTCTCGTCAAGAAACCAGCCCGATGCCGGAAAGGTCTTGAGGAATGCCGCACTGGCATACAAGGTGGACACCGACGCCATCGCCCTCAAGGTGAAGCAGGAGTTCGCCGCAAAGGGCAAGGCAAAGAAGGCAGTCAAGCCGTCGGCTGCGAAACCACAAGCCAAGAAAGCAGCCTAG
- a CDS encoding type IV secretion system DNA-binding domain-containing protein: MKPMRFPRRFPWLIVFLIAVGPVLFSVPLTIWYSFTMPPLERYYYDAYFNSTALKNSPSATTDVQWIFKTAPGRTEELAGPADIVSGSSADQERLAVPMKLSSAARDAAWKSLVQGPKERVNAAELQRYLQAEFYGGEGFWRLLLQPALWGVAFILALLALRIWFQGQSKQEERHGRRTKGPELLSALRWNRQTKADGIQLRLRWNNPWLDRFSKFLPGWASPSFRVPRNLEASHLLLMGDTGSGKSSAIRQILRQIAERGETAIVYDPALEFTPEFYSPARGDLILNPLDTRCPYWGLGDEITSDETAMTIAAAFLPEKDYEKEFFTDGPRRILAHLLKRKPQPRDILRLMSNPSQIEASVKGTPLAALLDPAAPAQRSGVLASLNMVADSLELLPEWEHTRPTFATAEWYDERKRWVFLTSQSSYREKILPLHSVWLDLFILRMMGYCDAPNVKPVWFVLDELASLNKLPQLHSAVTENRKYGNPVVMGFQGRSQLEKRYGQDAEAMLSQPATKIFFKTSEPRAAKWISEAIGEIEVERLKESRSMGLLRSKKSFAMEITTKPLVMPSEIAGLEPLHGYIKQGNLVVPAHLPYLKPKAKQPRFIERTVSVSPRSVAVQHAVVNAQQAASTVPNESPKKPVQKQSVFPGAIRQKAGNEKLRDWDESEWIE, from the coding sequence ATGAAACCGATGCGATTTCCGCGCCGGTTTCCGTGGCTGATTGTGTTTCTCATCGCGGTCGGCCCCGTTTTGTTTAGCGTCCCGCTGACCATCTGGTATTCGTTCACAATGCCGCCCTTGGAGCGGTATTACTACGACGCATACTTTAACAGTACGGCCCTCAAAAATTCTCCGAGCGCAACGACTGACGTTCAGTGGATATTCAAGACCGCTCCCGGCCGGACCGAAGAACTCGCCGGCCCGGCCGATATTGTGTCCGGTTCCTCGGCAGATCAAGAGCGTCTTGCCGTTCCGATGAAGCTCTCTTCTGCTGCCCGGGATGCGGCTTGGAAGAGCCTCGTTCAGGGACCGAAAGAGCGGGTCAACGCCGCCGAGTTGCAACGATATCTTCAGGCCGAATTTTATGGCGGAGAGGGCTTCTGGCGGCTTCTACTTCAACCTGCTTTGTGGGGAGTGGCTTTCATCCTCGCTCTGCTCGCCTTACGGATATGGTTTCAGGGCCAATCGAAACAGGAAGAGCGTCACGGACGCCGCACGAAAGGGCCGGAGCTGCTGTCCGCTCTGCGCTGGAATCGCCAGACGAAGGCCGATGGTATTCAACTGCGCTTGCGTTGGAACAATCCATGGCTTGATCGGTTCAGCAAGTTCCTTCCCGGATGGGCGAGTCCATCGTTCCGCGTCCCTCGAAATCTCGAAGCCAGCCACCTCCTCTTGATGGGCGACACCGGCAGCGGTAAGTCTTCGGCGATCCGGCAGATTCTTCGCCAGATTGCGGAGCGAGGAGAGACTGCCATCGTGTACGATCCGGCGCTGGAGTTTACCCCTGAGTTCTACTCGCCAGCGCGGGGCGACTTGATCCTCAATCCTCTCGATACACGCTGTCCCTATTGGGGCCTTGGCGACGAGATTACCAGCGATGAAACTGCGATGACCATTGCCGCGGCGTTCCTGCCAGAGAAGGATTACGAAAAAGAGTTCTTCACCGATGGCCCACGCCGGATACTGGCCCATCTACTCAAGCGAAAGCCGCAACCCAGAGACATTCTCAGGCTGATGTCGAATCCTTCGCAGATAGAAGCATCGGTAAAGGGAACACCTCTTGCCGCTTTGCTTGATCCTGCTGCACCTGCCCAGCGTTCCGGTGTCCTGGCAAGTCTAAATATGGTTGCCGACAGTTTGGAGTTGTTACCGGAGTGGGAGCATACGAGACCGACGTTTGCCACTGCCGAGTGGTATGACGAGCGGAAGCGATGGGTCTTTCTGACTTCACAGTCCTCTTATCGTGAGAAGATTCTACCGCTGCATTCCGTGTGGCTTGATCTGTTTATCCTGCGCATGATGGGCTATTGCGATGCTCCTAACGTCAAGCCCGTCTGGTTCGTTCTCGACGAACTCGCCAGCCTCAACAAATTGCCTCAGCTTCACTCCGCCGTCACTGAGAATCGCAAGTACGGCAATCCCGTCGTGATGGGCTTTCAGGGCCGCAGTCAATTGGAGAAGCGATATGGCCAGGACGCCGAGGCCATGCTCTCCCAGCCCGCGACCAAGATATTCTTCAAGACATCTGAGCCGCGCGCGGCAAAATGGATCTCGGAGGCTATCGGAGAAATCGAAGTTGAGCGGCTAAAAGAGTCGCGTTCGATGGGATTGTTGCGAAGCAAGAAGTCGTTCGCGATGGAGATTACGACCAAACCGCTTGTTATGCCTTCCGAGATCGCGGGCCTTGAGCCTTTGCATGGCTACATCAAGCAGGGAAATCTCGTCGTCCCTGCTCATCTTCCATACCTCAAACCGAAAGCGAAGCAACCGCGATTTATTGAGCGAACTGTATCGGTATCGCCGCGTTCTGTTGCCGTGCAGCACGCAGTGGTCAACGCTCAACAGGCAGCGAGTACAGTCCCGAACGAGTCTCCAAAGAAGCCGGTCCAAAAGCAGTCGGTATTCCCTGGGGCTATACGACAGAAGGCTGGGAATGAAAAGTTGCGTGACTGGGATGAATCGGAGTGGATTGAGTAA